Proteins co-encoded in one Arthrobacter sp. ERGS1:01 genomic window:
- a CDS encoding 4-carboxy-4-hydroxy-2-oxoadipate aldolase/oxaloacetate decarboxylase gives MIHVKTTITRPDADVVSALAAFSSATIHEAQGRKGALSSRIKPIDRSMSFCGPAVTVRCAPQDNLMLQVAIHYAEPGDVVLVGAGEYTEAGTFGDVLGNAMKSKGIAAMVTDSGVRDTADLIELGLPVFSANVCIKGTVKETLGPINHPLVFGDEIIYPGDILRGDADGVVVIRREEAEEVIALSQARDDAERELIKKYHDGGTTIELCKLTDVLKAKGLLVEE, from the coding sequence ATGATCCACGTAAAGACCACCATCACCCGGCCCGACGCCGACGTCGTCAGCGCCCTCGCCGCGTTCTCCTCCGCCACCATCCATGAGGCGCAGGGCCGCAAGGGCGCCCTCAGCTCACGGATCAAGCCGATCGACCGCAGCATGTCCTTTTGCGGACCGGCCGTCACGGTTCGCTGCGCGCCGCAGGACAACCTGATGCTGCAGGTCGCCATCCACTACGCCGAGCCGGGCGACGTGGTCCTGGTGGGCGCCGGCGAATACACCGAGGCCGGAACCTTTGGCGACGTGCTGGGCAACGCCATGAAATCGAAGGGCATTGCCGCCATGGTCACCGATTCCGGGGTCCGGGACACGGCGGACCTGATCGAACTGGGGCTGCCCGTCTTTTCCGCGAACGTCTGCATCAAGGGCACCGTCAAAGAGACCCTTGGACCCATCAACCACCCGCTGGTTTTTGGCGACGAGATCATCTACCCCGGTGACATCCTGCGCGGGGACGCCGACGGCGTCGTCGTGATCCGCCGTGAGGAGGCCGAGGAGGTCATCGCTCTATCGCAGGCCCGCGACGACGCCGAGCGCGAGCTGATCAAGAAGTACCACGACGGCGGCACCACCATTGAGCTGTGCAAGCTCACCGATGTCCTGAAGGCCAAGGGCCTGCTGGTTGAGGAATAA
- a CDS encoding 5-oxoprolinase subunit B family protein translates to MSTAAGSMVEIFESGDSALRVVATLDDAELNWSLVHRLAQWLEASGADGVHGAAPTYDSALVEFDPLTTSARQVGAFIQLGLRQLGHEDTPTREPRSFEVPVVYGGDFGPDLADVARHQGLTTEQVVALHSAGPYKVRCLGAPAGSPMMDGPDFPLPVPRLKDPRISVPAGAVAVAGRQAVIAPAAAPGGWCVIGRTPLTVLDITRDPLVPYLPGDTITFRPIAAVEFEGLSGRYLQALR, encoded by the coding sequence ATGAGCACCGCAGCCGGGTCCATGGTGGAGATCTTCGAATCCGGCGACTCCGCATTGCGGGTGGTGGCCACCCTGGACGACGCCGAACTCAACTGGTCGCTGGTGCACCGGCTGGCGCAGTGGCTGGAGGCTTCGGGCGCCGACGGCGTGCACGGGGCGGCACCCACCTACGATTCCGCGCTGGTCGAGTTCGACCCGCTGACGACGTCGGCCCGTCAGGTCGGCGCGTTCATCCAGCTCGGCCTGCGGCAGCTGGGGCATGAGGACACTCCCACCCGGGAACCGCGCAGCTTCGAGGTGCCCGTGGTTTACGGCGGCGATTTTGGCCCCGACCTCGCCGATGTGGCCCGCCACCAGGGCCTGACCACCGAGCAGGTGGTTGCGCTGCACTCGGCGGGCCCGTACAAGGTTCGCTGCCTCGGCGCACCCGCCGGGTCCCCCATGATGGACGGTCCGGACTTTCCGCTGCCCGTCCCCCGGCTCAAGGACCCGCGGATCAGCGTTCCCGCCGGTGCCGTTGCGGTGGCCGGGCGCCAGGCCGTCATCGCCCCGGCCGCGGCGCCGGGCGGCTGGTGCGTCATTGGCCGTACCCCCCTAACCGTCCTGGACATCACCCGGGACCCTCTGGTTCCGTACCTGCCCGGCGACACCATCACGTTCCGCCCCATTGCGGCCGTCGAATTCGAGGGCCTGTCCGGACGCTACCTGCAGGCACTCCGATGA
- a CDS encoding Gfo/Idh/MocA family protein — protein sequence MTQNIRTALLGFGLAGSVFHAPSIASLARYSLDVIVTSDPARQAAARAAFPEARVIGRADWDPATAGVDLVVVATPPASHVPLAQAALEAGCAVVVDKPFTVTSEEGDALIALAKELGLVLSTYQNRRWDGEYLTLKKLLADGSLGEVRRYESRLERWQQGITKEWKAQATPADGGGILNDLGTHLVDQALQLFGPPVRVYGEAAARRPEELSDDDAFIALEHAGGVVSHLWMNLSVPQLGPRLRVLGSEAAYVKAVADRQEAQIQAGILPGNPLYGVDPEENWGVLGRDGATVPVPTERGNFSQYYEELAAALHDGGPVPVDPADSVAALRIIEEVRAQVAGRQP from the coding sequence ATGACACAAAACATCCGCACGGCACTCCTGGGTTTCGGCCTGGCCGGCAGCGTCTTCCACGCCCCGTCCATCGCCTCGCTGGCGCGCTACAGCCTCGACGTGATCGTGACCTCGGATCCCGCACGCCAGGCAGCCGCCCGCGCAGCCTTCCCGGAGGCGCGCGTCATCGGCCGAGCTGACTGGGACCCCGCGACCGCCGGCGTGGACCTGGTGGTGGTGGCCACCCCGCCGGCAAGCCACGTGCCGCTCGCGCAGGCCGCGCTGGAAGCCGGCTGCGCCGTGGTGGTGGACAAACCGTTCACCGTGACAAGCGAGGAGGGCGATGCCCTGATTGCGCTCGCCAAGGAGCTCGGACTGGTCCTCAGCACCTACCAAAACCGGCGCTGGGACGGCGAATACCTGACCCTGAAAAAGCTGCTCGCCGACGGTTCGCTCGGGGAAGTGCGCCGTTATGAGTCGCGGTTGGAGCGCTGGCAGCAGGGCATCACGAAGGAATGGAAGGCGCAGGCCACCCCCGCGGACGGCGGCGGCATCCTGAACGACCTCGGCACGCACCTGGTCGATCAGGCCCTGCAACTCTTCGGCCCGCCCGTGCGCGTCTATGGCGAGGCCGCCGCGCGCCGGCCGGAGGAGTTGTCCGACGACGACGCCTTCATCGCGCTGGAACATGCCGGCGGGGTGGTCTCCCACCTGTGGATGAACCTCAGCGTGCCGCAACTGGGACCCCGGCTGCGCGTCCTCGGCTCCGAGGCCGCCTACGTCAAGGCCGTGGCGGATCGACAGGAGGCGCAGATCCAGGCCGGAATCCTGCCCGGAAATCCGCTGTACGGCGTCGACCCGGAGGAAAACTGGGGCGTGCTGGGCCGCGACGGCGCCACGGTCCCCGTGCCCACCGAGCGGGGCAATTTCAGCCAGTACTACGAGGAATTGGCCGCCGCCCTGCACGACGGCGGGCCCGTGCCCGTGGATCCGGCCGACTCCGTGGCGGCGCTGCGGATCATCGAGGAAGTCCGCGCCCAGGTGGCGGGCCGGCAGCCTTAA
- a CDS encoding 5-oxoprolinase subunit C family protein — MSGILTVLQPGNSVVTDLGRFRGARYGLPVNGALDQFSARIANVLVGNADNSPLIEVTALDFRMRTDTDILISVTGSPLTFSVGGRPQQQWEPVAVRAGETVSVRGIHSGLRAYIAVHGAVEAPLLLGSCAPDTVIGFGLKLAEGSTLTALRSCAPFRQPYLDLPLFRFGLSTPAFGPDLTVDVTDGPDLAEFGDSAELLFAKPYTVSGRSNHIGLRLGGELPQRVTDTELLSRGVPVGAIEVPSRDELLVLHRGRGVTAGYPVLAVVTSSSLDTLAQARPGQHVTFRKSTIGEAAAKCRSTQRQIDQLRQAVTTVFASLGIGTTAHWWQHHASAAGF; from the coding sequence ATGAGCGGGATCCTCACCGTCCTGCAGCCGGGCAACTCCGTGGTGACCGATCTTGGCCGTTTCCGCGGCGCCCGTTACGGGCTGCCCGTCAATGGTGCGCTGGACCAGTTTTCCGCCCGCATCGCCAATGTCCTGGTGGGCAACGCGGACAACTCCCCGCTCATCGAGGTGACGGCGCTGGATTTCCGGATGCGCACGGATACGGACATCCTCATTTCCGTCACGGGCTCCCCGCTGACGTTCAGCGTGGGCGGCCGCCCGCAACAGCAATGGGAACCCGTTGCTGTCCGGGCCGGGGAGACAGTCTCCGTACGGGGCATCCACTCCGGGCTGCGCGCCTACATCGCCGTGCACGGCGCCGTCGAGGCGCCCCTGCTGCTGGGCAGCTGCGCCCCCGACACCGTGATCGGCTTCGGGTTGAAACTGGCCGAAGGCAGCACCTTGACGGCGCTGCGGTCCTGCGCCCCGTTCCGCCAGCCCTACCTCGACCTGCCCTTGTTCCGCTTTGGGCTTTCCACCCCTGCCTTCGGGCCGGACCTCACGGTCGACGTGACGGACGGGCCCGACCTGGCGGAGTTCGGCGACTCGGCGGAACTGCTGTTCGCCAAGCCGTATACGGTCAGCGGCCGCAGCAACCACATCGGCCTGCGACTGGGCGGGGAGCTGCCCCAACGCGTCACGGATACCGAACTGTTGTCCCGCGGCGTTCCGGTCGGCGCCATCGAGGTTCCCTCCCGCGACGAGCTGCTGGTGCTGCACCGCGGCCGCGGCGTCACGGCCGGATACCCGGTCCTCGCCGTCGTCACGTCGTCGTCGCTGGACACGCTCGCCCAAGCCAGGCCCGGTCAACACGTCACCTTCCGCAAGTCCACCATTGGGGAGGCCGCGGCGAAGTGCCGCAGTACCCAGCGGCAAATCGACCAGCTCCGCCAGGCGGTCACCACCGTTTTCGCCTCGCTGGGCATCGGCACCACGGCCCACTGGTGGCAGCACCATGCCTCCGCGGCGGGCTTCTAA
- the nac gene encoding nitrogen assimilation transcriptional regulator NAC: MDTRKLAYFVQIVDSGSITKAAAALHVAQPALSQQLSALESELKQRLLIRSKKGVEPTAAGHTLYRHAQIILRQVDQARADVEASGAAPSGRVSIAVAPYSMASSLAPRIITEVNRRYPDIVVHLSETYGGVLSEAIKNGRLDMALIYEPGEIRGVQFTTMIVEDLYLVANAAADLEPGRREISLREVSDMPLFLPEKIHTLRQLVEAGLGEHQLPLRLMGEVESVPALTRLLEANIGATILPKSAAEALFRKGEFHALRIVEPTLRCKIALCTPDHEPLSEAASAVLLILQEVLLEMLEGKVAG, from the coding sequence GTGGATACCAGGAAGTTGGCGTACTTTGTCCAGATCGTTGATTCGGGCAGCATCACGAAGGCCGCAGCGGCCCTGCACGTGGCCCAGCCGGCCCTCAGCCAGCAGCTCTCGGCCCTGGAAAGCGAGCTCAAGCAACGGCTCCTGATCCGTAGCAAGAAGGGTGTGGAGCCCACGGCCGCCGGCCATACCCTGTACCGCCACGCGCAAATCATCCTGCGCCAAGTGGACCAGGCCCGGGCCGACGTCGAGGCCTCGGGGGCCGCGCCGTCGGGCCGGGTTTCGATTGCGGTGGCCCCTTACAGCATGGCCTCAAGCCTGGCGCCGCGGATCATCACGGAGGTCAACCGCCGCTATCCGGACATTGTGGTGCACCTGAGCGAAACGTATGGCGGCGTGCTCAGCGAGGCCATCAAGAACGGCCGCCTGGACATGGCGTTGATCTATGAACCCGGGGAGATTCGCGGCGTCCAGTTCACCACCATGATCGTGGAGGACCTCTACCTGGTGGCCAACGCGGCCGCGGACCTTGAGCCCGGGCGGCGGGAGATCAGCCTGCGCGAGGTCTCGGACATGCCGTTGTTCCTGCCGGAGAAGATCCACACCCTGCGCCAGCTGGTCGAGGCGGGCCTTGGCGAGCACCAACTGCCCCTGCGCCTGATGGGCGAGGTGGAATCGGTGCCCGCGCTGACCCGGCTCCTGGAGGCCAACATTGGCGCAACCATCCTGCCAAAATCGGCTGCCGAGGCACTTTTTAGAAAAGGCGAATTCCATGCCCTGCGCATTGTGGAGCCAACACTGCGATGCAAAATCGCCTTATGTACGCCCGACCACGAACCTTTGTCCGAGGCGGCGTCCGCCGTTTTGTTGATTTTGCAGGAAGTGCTCCTGGAAATGCTCGAGGGAAAAGTCGCCGGCTAA
- a CDS encoding metal-dependent hydrolase family protein codes for MNLAKSGSLNIFNALIFDGNSADLVRSSIQIADGRIAGFGEPNDAWPSVDAGGRFVMPGLIDAHFHAYGISLDGFYNDTAPLSFLSLVGAKRLAAALARGFTSVRDVAGGDIGLAMAVTGGHIESPRYFYTGPALSQTGGHGDPRSDETSVDFVCGHSNEIVDGADNLRRAVRERFRTGAHAVKIMASGGVISPSDPIRVPQYSAGEIQAVVEEAERRGSYVAAHAYSSESIVHAVANGVRSIEHGNLMDDATAAFMAERGSFLVPTLAAYDAMSRRGEEMRMTEVAKEKNAFVLDAGKVAVARAHAAGVRIGFGSDLLGALESEQLRGLRLQSEVLGMLDTLRSVTSVNAELMNSPTLGRLTGGAVGDILILDANPLENPSSLWDEDSPRTVIQNGKVVHDGLGLKSRVLLEAH; via the coding sequence ATGAACCTTGCAAAGAGCGGCAGCCTGAATATCTTCAACGCCCTCATCTTTGACGGCAACTCGGCGGACCTGGTCAGGTCCTCCATCCAAATCGCCGATGGCCGGATCGCGGGTTTCGGGGAACCCAACGACGCTTGGCCAAGCGTCGACGCGGGGGGCAGGTTCGTGATGCCGGGACTGATAGACGCCCATTTTCACGCCTACGGGATCAGCCTCGATGGCTTCTACAATGACACGGCGCCGTTGAGCTTTCTGTCCTTGGTCGGTGCCAAACGGCTGGCAGCGGCATTGGCCCGAGGTTTCACGAGTGTTCGTGACGTCGCGGGCGGCGACATCGGGCTGGCGATGGCGGTCACGGGAGGGCATATCGAGTCCCCGCGATATTTTTACACCGGCCCTGCGCTGAGCCAGACGGGCGGCCACGGGGATCCGAGATCAGATGAAACCTCCGTCGACTTTGTGTGCGGACACTCCAACGAGATCGTCGACGGAGCGGACAACCTCCGTCGCGCGGTCCGTGAGCGTTTCAGGACCGGAGCGCACGCCGTGAAGATCATGGCGTCCGGCGGTGTCATTTCACCTTCGGATCCCATCCGCGTCCCGCAATACTCCGCCGGTGAGATCCAAGCCGTGGTGGAAGAGGCTGAGCGGCGGGGCAGCTACGTTGCCGCGCATGCGTATTCGTCCGAATCGATCGTGCACGCGGTAGCCAACGGGGTCCGTTCGATCGAACACGGAAACCTAATGGATGACGCAACGGCGGCGTTCATGGCCGAGCGCGGAAGCTTTCTGGTTCCCACCCTTGCCGCCTACGATGCCATGAGCCGCCGAGGTGAGGAGATGCGCATGACCGAGGTGGCCAAGGAGAAGAACGCATTCGTTTTGGACGCGGGCAAAGTTGCCGTGGCCCGGGCGCACGCCGCAGGCGTGCGGATCGGCTTCGGCTCGGACCTCCTTGGCGCGCTTGAGTCCGAACAACTCCGCGGATTGCGGCTTCAATCGGAGGTGCTGGGCATGCTGGATACCCTGCGTTCCGTCACGTCAGTAAACGCCGAGCTGATGAATTCCCCGACACTGGGACGGCTCACGGGTGGTGCGGTGGGGGACATCCTCATCCTTGATGCGAATCCCCTGGAAAACCCGAGTTCCCTTTGGGACGAGGATTCCCCAAGGACGGTCATCCAAAACGGAAAGGTGGTCCACGATGGCCTGGGCCTGAAATCGCGTGTTCTTCTCGAGGCACATTAG
- a CDS encoding SDR family oxidoreductase: MPFSDYTTALVTGASTGMGAAITERLTKRGLTVHAVARNTERLAEIADRTGAITHVVDLADTRALTEEVSGLNIDVLVNCAGVSRPGNLLDSSADDVDDLIDVNLRGLLQLTRLLLPGMVERDLGHVVNIGSIAGHYNFYGHTVYHATKAAVHQVSRQLRNDTVGKRIRVTEIVPGRVETEIFGRNMGGTPEAMDEAWKTYYEGYESLTTDDIVNALDFAIEAPRHVNVGMLELMPTFQVPGGLVFDRRED; encoded by the coding sequence ATGCCATTTTCGGACTACACCACGGCCCTCGTCACCGGCGCATCAACCGGCATGGGCGCGGCCATCACCGAGCGCCTCACCAAGCGGGGCCTGACGGTGCACGCCGTCGCCCGCAACACTGAACGGCTGGCCGAAATTGCCGACCGAACCGGCGCCATCACCCACGTCGTCGACCTCGCCGACACCCGGGCGCTGACGGAGGAGGTATCCGGCCTGAACATCGACGTCCTGGTCAACTGTGCCGGCGTCTCGCGGCCCGGCAACCTGCTGGACTCCTCGGCGGACGACGTCGACGACCTCATCGACGTCAACCTGCGCGGGCTGCTCCAGCTGACCCGGCTGCTGTTGCCGGGCATGGTGGAACGCGACCTGGGGCATGTTGTGAATATCGGCTCGATCGCCGGGCACTACAATTTCTACGGTCACACGGTCTATCACGCCACGAAGGCGGCCGTGCACCAGGTGTCGCGGCAGTTGCGCAACGATACGGTCGGCAAGCGCATCCGGGTCACGGAAATCGTGCCCGGCCGGGTCGAAACGGAGATCTTTGGCCGCAACATGGGCGGCACTCCCGAGGCCATGGACGAGGCCTGGAAGACGTACTACGAAGGCTACGAGTCGCTGACCACCGACGACATCGTCAACGCCCTGGACTTCGCCATCGAGGCGCCCCGGCACGTAAACGTGGGGATGCTCGAACTCATGCCCACGTTCCAGGTGCCCGGCGGGCTCGTCTTTGACCGCCGCGAGGACTGA
- a CDS encoding MFS transporter has translation MSSAIRAVPQQHLDGRQTRKVVLAGCVGIFAELYDNGIFAFMAGTLAMVFLAPGNTSAALLFVFAGYAISFFVRPLGAVVCGYLGDKLGRQKLLVFVILLISAATAGIGLLPTYAAIGIAAPALMISLRLVQGFSVGGEAAGAMTFLAEHAPAGKRGIITSYAQIASFAALLTGTMVAFTMSPWLTQDAIDGGGLASVAWRVPFLVAIPMGIVGWYIRKAIKDTPNFERLKAEGGLSKNPLKEAFASAEHRRAMVLALFIPLMNGSGYYVLFSYMPTFLKGKNLNFSIGQALLITACSLVVICIAIPFMGALSDRVGRKKVIAGSAIAMAVVGIPAYSLIATGEMGLAILGACIMAVVFAGHTAVVHILLIELFPTRVRYSAYGLGYNLSSAVFGGTAPLLMTWLISSTGNIYMPAFYAVITALGTLVAVSTVKDRAHEPLRDA, from the coding sequence ATGTCTTCAGCAATTCGTGCGGTACCCCAGCAGCACCTCGACGGACGCCAAACACGCAAGGTTGTCTTGGCCGGTTGCGTCGGCATTTTCGCCGAGCTCTACGACAACGGCATCTTTGCGTTCATGGCCGGCACGCTGGCGATGGTCTTCCTGGCCCCGGGAAACACCAGCGCGGCACTGTTGTTTGTCTTCGCCGGCTACGCCATCTCCTTTTTTGTCCGTCCGTTGGGCGCCGTCGTGTGCGGCTACCTCGGAGACAAGCTGGGCCGCCAAAAGCTCCTGGTCTTCGTGATCCTGCTGATCAGCGCCGCAACCGCCGGAATCGGCCTGCTGCCCACGTACGCGGCCATCGGAATCGCGGCGCCTGCCCTCATGATCTCCCTGCGCCTGGTCCAGGGCTTCTCGGTGGGCGGTGAAGCCGCCGGAGCAATGACGTTCCTGGCCGAGCACGCCCCAGCCGGGAAGCGCGGCATCATCACCTCCTACGCACAGATCGCCTCCTTCGCGGCGCTGCTCACCGGCACCATGGTGGCCTTCACCATGTCGCCGTGGCTTACCCAGGACGCGATCGACGGCGGCGGCCTGGCCTCGGTGGCCTGGCGGGTGCCGTTCCTGGTCGCCATCCCCATGGGAATCGTTGGCTGGTACATCCGCAAGGCCATCAAGGACACCCCCAACTTCGAACGGCTCAAGGCCGAGGGCGGACTGTCCAAGAACCCGCTCAAGGAGGCCTTCGCCTCCGCCGAACACCGCCGCGCCATGGTGCTGGCCTTGTTCATCCCGCTGATGAACGGCTCCGGCTACTACGTGCTCTTCTCCTACATGCCCACGTTCCTGAAGGGCAAGAACCTGAACTTCAGCATCGGCCAGGCCCTGCTCATCACCGCCTGCTCCCTGGTGGTCATCTGCATCGCCATCCCGTTCATGGGAGCCCTCTCGGACCGGGTCGGCCGCAAGAAGGTCATCGCCGGATCGGCCATCGCCATGGCCGTGGTCGGCATCCCGGCCTATTCACTCATCGCGACCGGCGAAATGGGCCTGGCTATCCTGGGTGCCTGCATCATGGCCGTGGTCTTTGCCGGGCACACGGCAGTCGTCCACATCCTGCTCATTGAGCTCTTCCCCACTCGGGTCCGTTACTCGGCCTACGGTCTTGGCTACAACCTGTCCTCGGCAGTCTTCGGCGGAACCGCGCCCCTGCTGATGACCTGGCTGATCTCCTCCACGGGCAACATCTACATGCCCGCGTTCTACGCCGTCATTACGGCACTGGGAACGCTCGTGGCCGTCAGCACCGTCAAGGACCGCGCCCACGAACCGCTGCGCGACGCCTAA
- a CDS encoding helix-turn-helix domain-containing protein, with protein MSLLGPRICSGLSPADQAVLARTLAGSDDITMFVDGTAHRLAPEARDAVVDLLQRLAGGDAVTVASVAELLTTSQAAELAGISHTFLRNMTDRGEIPVQYRGSHRRIRREDIMAWLAGQKHQPAASE; from the coding sequence ATGAGCCTTCTTGGTCCCCGCATTTGTTCCGGTTTGAGCCCCGCCGACCAGGCCGTCCTGGCCCGGACTTTGGCCGGCAGCGACGATATTACGATGTTTGTCGACGGCACGGCCCACCGCCTGGCACCCGAGGCGAGGGATGCCGTCGTCGATCTTCTGCAGCGGCTCGCGGGCGGCGACGCCGTGACGGTGGCGAGCGTGGCGGAGCTGCTGACCACCTCGCAGGCAGCGGAACTGGCCGGGATTTCCCACACCTTCCTGCGCAACATGACGGATCGCGGGGAGATCCCCGTGCAGTACCGGGGCTCGCACCGGCGGATCCGCCGCGAGGACATCATGGCGTGGCTGGCCGGGCAAAAACACCAGCCCGCGGCGTCGGAGTAA
- a CDS encoding aspartate transaminase gives MEDFSPAGRVQRIKSSPSVAAAARVRELRAEGRRILDLTVGEPDFDTPDHIKAAAIAAITAGQTKYTSVSGTPELQAAIIGRLERHTGINYAANEITIGGGAKQVIFMALMATLDAGDEVIIPAPYWVSYPDMVLANEGTPVIVAGTEETGFKLTPAALRNAVTARTRWIILNSPSNPTGAVYTRPELRALADVLAHFPHVNILTDEIYDEIYFGEGRMASMVQVAPELRERIFLVNGVSKAYAMTGWRLGYGAGSAALVSAINKLQSQMSSCPSSVSQAAAAAALSGDQAFVRESVEVYRGRRDAAVAGLNAIDGLSCTVADGAFYAYVNCAGVIGKSTPDGDVIATDEDFSLYLLNSSLVAVIHGSAYGLGPYFRISFATGLDTVEEAVEAIDKAVRTLS, from the coding sequence ATGGAAGACTTTTCGCCCGCAGGGCGCGTGCAGCGCATCAAATCCTCCCCCAGCGTCGCCGCCGCCGCACGGGTGCGTGAACTCCGGGCGGAGGGGCGCCGAATCCTCGACCTCACGGTGGGCGAACCGGATTTTGACACCCCGGACCACATCAAGGCCGCCGCGATTGCCGCCATCACCGCCGGGCAAACCAAGTACACCTCGGTCAGCGGCACCCCGGAACTCCAGGCCGCCATCATCGGCCGGCTGGAACGCCACACGGGCATCAACTACGCGGCGAACGAAATCACGATCGGCGGCGGCGCCAAGCAGGTCATCTTCATGGCGCTCATGGCCACCCTGGATGCCGGCGACGAGGTCATCATCCCCGCACCCTACTGGGTGTCGTACCCGGACATGGTGCTGGCCAACGAGGGCACGCCCGTGATCGTCGCCGGCACCGAGGAAACCGGCTTCAAGCTGACCCCGGCGGCCCTGCGCAACGCCGTCACCGCGCGCACCAGGTGGATCATCCTCAACTCGCCGTCGAACCCGACGGGCGCTGTCTACACCCGCCCGGAGCTGCGCGCCCTGGCCGACGTCCTGGCCCACTTCCCGCATGTGAACATCCTGACCGACGAAATCTACGACGAGATCTACTTCGGCGAAGGGCGGATGGCCAGCATGGTCCAGGTGGCACCGGAACTGCGGGAACGCATCTTCCTCGTCAACGGCGTCTCCAAGGCGTACGCCATGACGGGGTGGCGGCTGGGCTACGGCGCCGGGTCCGCAGCACTCGTGTCCGCCATCAACAAGCTGCAGTCCCAAATGTCCTCCTGCCCGTCGTCCGTGAGCCAGGCCGCCGCGGCCGCCGCACTGTCCGGGGACCAGGCCTTCGTCCGCGAGAGCGTCGAGGTTTACCGGGGCCGCCGGGACGCCGCCGTAGCCGGACTTAACGCGATCGACGGGTTGAGCTGCACCGTCGCCGACGGCGCGTTCTACGCGTACGTCAACTGCGCCGGCGTGATCGGCAAAAGCACCCCGGACGGCGACGTCATCGCCACCGACGAGGACTTCTCCCTTTACCTGCTCAATTCCTCGCTGGTCGCCGTGATCCACGGCTCCGCCTACGGCCTGGGCCCGTATTTCCGCATCTCCTTCGCCACCGGCCTGGACACCGTCGAGGAGGCCGTCGAGGCCATCGACAAGGCCGTCCGCACCCTCTCCTAA
- a CDS encoding MFS transporter, with product MVAGSETGSQGNPTAGSVALTEPTVTVRHRWTTSVVLVNVGINAAFFGPIQVLLGQQAIHFSEPGKEGILALVTGAGAAVSLVANPLFGTFSDRTVSRFGRRVPWVFIGALLGTIGLLGLTVAPSVAAMTLLWCLVQLGCNGALAAITAAVPDQVPIRQRGSIGGLASMGTVVGILFGAAIGAVVAGNFALGYVLCAVALVAGMVPYLFFSNDQTLHPSQRPLFTWAAFAKGFWISPRRYPDFGWAWITRFLVNVGNHLVTLYLLFFLRDAVGFKNPEFGVLILTGIYAVLTLVTAIIGGRWTDKVGRRKPFVIGSSIIIAVSALILAFWPTWTGAVVGSAVLGIGYGAYLAVDFALLTQVLPSAGSRGKDLGVINVANSLPQVIAPVIAYPLVSMFGGYVTLYVVAAVIGLLGAVFVVRIKGVD from the coding sequence ATGGTGGCGGGCAGCGAAACAGGTTCACAGGGCAATCCAACGGCAGGCAGTGTGGCGCTCACCGAGCCAACCGTAACGGTCCGGCACCGCTGGACGACGTCGGTGGTGCTGGTCAACGTCGGCATCAACGCGGCGTTCTTCGGTCCCATCCAGGTGCTGCTGGGCCAGCAGGCCATCCACTTCAGCGAACCGGGCAAGGAAGGCATCCTGGCCCTGGTGACCGGCGCCGGCGCTGCTGTGTCCCTCGTGGCAAACCCCTTGTTCGGCACGTTCAGCGACAGGACCGTCTCCCGCTTTGGCCGCCGGGTGCCCTGGGTCTTCATCGGTGCGCTCCTTGGCACGATCGGCCTGCTGGGGCTCACGGTTGCCCCGAGCGTTGCCGCCATGACGCTGCTGTGGTGCCTGGTGCAGTTGGGTTGCAACGGAGCCCTGGCCGCCATCACGGCCGCCGTGCCTGACCAGGTGCCCATCCGCCAGCGCGGCAGCATTGGCGGGCTGGCGTCCATGGGGACCGTGGTGGGCATCTTGTTTGGTGCCGCCATCGGCGCGGTGGTGGCCGGCAACTTCGCCCTCGGGTACGTCTTGTGCGCCGTGGCCCTGGTGGCCGGGATGGTGCCCTACCTCTTCTTCTCCAACGACCAAACGCTGCACCCGTCCCAGCGCCCGCTGTTCACCTGGGCCGCCTTCGCCAAGGGTTTCTGGATCTCCCCGCGCCGCTACCCGGATTTCGGCTGGGCCTGGATCACCCGGTTCCTGGTCAACGTGGGCAACCACCTGGTCACGCTGTACCTGCTGTTCTTCCTGCGCGACGCCGTCGGCTTCAAGAACCCCGAATTCGGCGTGCTGATCCTGACCGGCATCTACGCGGTCCTGACCCTCGTCACGGCCATCATTGGCGGCCGCTGGACGGACAAGGTGGGCCGGCGCAAGCCGTTCGTCATCGGCTCCTCGATCATCATTGCTGTCTCCGCGCTGATCCTGGCGTTCTGGCCCACCTGGACCGGGGCGGTGGTGGGTTCGGCCGTGCTGGGCATCGGCTACGGCGCCTATTTGGCCGTGGACTTTGCGCTGCTCACCCAGGTGCTGCCGTCGGCCGGCAGCCGCGGCAAGGACCTGGGCGTCATCAATGTGGCGAATTCGCTGCCGCAGGTGATTGCCCCCGTCATCGCGTACCCGCTGGTGTCGATGTTTGGCGGCTACGTGACGCTCTACGTGGTGGCCGCCGTGATCGGCCTTCTGGGCGCCGTTTTCGTGGTGCGGATCAAGGGAGTCGATTAG